From one Clostridia bacterium genomic stretch:
- a CDS encoding arsenic efflux protein, which yields MLEVFLDALKDSAIVLAIVFGVYLLLAFLEPKFSHKMEHAGRFAPLIGAGIGLIPQCGFSVVGADLYHKKHITLGTLIAIFVATSDEALPIFLGATDTPDKILMVLPLLGIKFVSAVAFGYLIDLIYRRSQEAVHHHEEECECEEVVHVGCCHHHIEEEEDKESKWHQYLLHPLVHSLKIFAYVFVVNMVWGTILHFVGEEAVAAFLQSSRYAAPALAVVVGLIPNCAGSVILAELYLVGGLSFGACVGGLCVNAGLGLMILYKNVKEVKHNLVVTAIMIGIGLVVGYATLGVMTACGLD from the coding sequence ATGCTGGAAGTGTTTTTGGACGCATTGAAAGACAGCGCCATCGTGTTGGCGATCGTGTTCGGAGTATATCTCCTCTTGGCTTTTCTCGAGCCGAAGTTTTCGCACAAGATGGAGCACGCGGGGCGTTTCGCGCCCCTTATCGGCGCGGGCATCGGCCTCATTCCACAATGCGGTTTCAGCGTAGTCGGCGCGGATCTCTATCACAAAAAACACATCACCTTAGGCACCCTCATCGCCATCTTCGTAGCCACCAGCGACGAAGCCCTGCCCATCTTTTTGGGCGCGACGGACACGCCCGACAAAATATTGATGGTATTGCCCCTTTTGGGCATCAAGTTCGTGTCGGCGGTGGCGTTCGGCTACCTTATCGACCTCATTTACCGTCGTTCGCAAGAGGCCGTGCATCACCACGAGGAAGAATGCGAATGCGAAGAGGTCGTACACGTGGGGTGCTGTCATCACCACATAGAGGAAGAGGAAGATAAGGAGAGCAAGTGGCACCAATACCTTCTGCACCCCCTCGTCCACTCCCTCAAAATATTCGCGTACGTGTTCGTCGTCAACATGGTATGGGGCACCATTCTCCATTTCGTGGGCGAAGAGGCCGTGGCCGCTTTCTTGCAAAGTAGCCGCTACGCGGCGCCCGCTTTGGCCGTGGTGGTGGGGCTTATCCCCAACTGTGCCGGCTCGGTCATCTTGGCGGAACTCTATTTGGTGGGCGGCTTGAGTTTCGGCGCTTGCGTGGGCGGCTTGTGCGTCAACGCGGGCTTGGGCTTGATGATTCTCTACAAGAACGTCAAAGAGGTCAAGCACAATCTCGTAGTCACCGCCATTATGATAGGCATCGGCCTCGTCGTAGGCTACGCCACCTTGGGCGTTATGACCGCCTGCGGGCTCGACTAA
- the dapA gene encoding 4-hydroxy-tetrahydrodipicolinate synthase → MQLQGLFTALITPFREGAVDHDALSRLVVRASVYSAAFVALGTTAEPCALTEEECDAVLRTVMRSTAKPIVVGVSGNDTRTVVRRAEHYREMGASALLCVTPYYNRCSDEGLLAHYRAICEAVDVPIVLYNVPKRTGVDISPEMLARLLLLPHVVGVKEANADAWEILHYALVCRELSRALVCGEDATLPLFRAVGAECAISAAANAIPDVMEQGLVVPLSDMPRWTSRYLPLVERLFGEVNPIAVKQACFHLGLCANELRLPLAPSADRALPILLEKAGFCIVNH, encoded by the coding sequence ATGCAACTGCAAGGATTGTTTACGGCACTCATTACCCCCTTTCGGGAGGGCGCGGTGGATCACGACGCCCTTTCGCGCCTCGTCGTCCGCGCCTCGGTGTACTCGGCGGCGTTCGTGGCGTTGGGGACTACCGCCGAGCCGTGCGCGCTGACGGAAGAAGAATGCGACGCCGTCTTGCGTACCGTCATGCGGTCTACGGCCAAACCCATCGTAGTGGGCGTGTCGGGCAATGATACTCGCACGGTCGTTAGGCGTGCCGAGCATTATCGGGAGATGGGCGCGAGTGCGCTTTTGTGCGTTACGCCCTATTATAACCGCTGTTCGGACGAGGGGCTCTTGGCGCACTATCGGGCGATTTGCGAGGCCGTGGACGTGCCGATCGTCCTCTACAATGTGCCCAAGCGGACGGGCGTGGACATATCGCCCGAAATGCTGGCGCGGCTACTATTGCTACCCCACGTGGTAGGGGTAAAAGAGGCCAACGCGGACGCTTGGGAGATATTGCACTATGCGTTGGTGTGCCGCGAATTGTCGCGGGCATTGGTCTGCGGCGAGGACGCGACGCTGCCCCTTTTCCGCGCCGTGGGGGCGGAATGCGCGATCTCGGCGGCCGCCAACGCCATCCCCGACGTGATGGAGCAGGGCCTCGTCGTGCCCCTCTCGGATATGCCGCGCTGGACGTCGCGCTATTTGCCTTTGGTCGAGCGCCTGTTTGGCGAAGTCAATCCCATTGCGGTCAAGCAAGCCTGTTTTCATCTGGGGCTGTGCGCCAACGAGTTGCGCTTGCCCCTCGCGCCTTCCGCCGACCGCGCGTTGCCGATTCTGCTCGAAAAAGCGGGCTTTTGTATAGTAAATCACTAA
- a CDS encoding EAL domain-containing protein yields the protein MAKKHLPENEDLFSIDTPDVDGADGGWDDWDDVDVVAPAQEEVDDVDVDVPTEEAEAPEVSAQSDETPVQAYDVAEAENADFGDEEWDDEAPAQEVDADIAAPEEEIADEVDVDVDAPAQAEVAEETAAVEEAAAPAEAVPEYEVEEAVDEDFGDDDWGEDEAVEAIEEAPEGKEEGEKAIEDEPQADLDEEEPAEENAQAEEKDDEPAGELQVSDEELAEFLPPEQPMEEASAPVEEETPPTPEEEEAALDEALEKPEEVKSEEEIRREQEELEAYRAAMGESNAEMADVSEYRTFRKKTKTESKSSVPKKSDFDLFANRYKVKTMNAMVAASDPIVYFYNACLRSDGSIMAFNVYQVLQDRFLGKMVPQLFTAVAENSAKIEDLNEANLIEQIKVCAEFPQYDFIVSISSRFFTKPVLLDRLLKLIPDGGVPNLVFAFDCTSLESIAIAAKTGLGAVHQKGVKILLDSTEKVTMTVLSEFDYDFIRIDSRYYEIGNPRAEAYLRLLLSLTKEQGVSSIATFCDSEDLSEYMFFMGVDAIQGNAISRPMRTVPNAVKGITLLPSMLDA from the coding sequence ATGGCAAAGAAACACTTGCCCGAAAACGAAGATTTGTTCAGTATAGACACACCCGACGTGGACGGCGCCGACGGCGGCTGGGACGATTGGGACGACGTAGACGTGGTCGCACCCGCCCAAGAGGAAGTCGACGATGTGGACGTGGACGTGCCGACCGAGGAAGCCGAAGCGCCCGAAGTAAGCGCACAATCCGACGAAACGCCCGTCCAAGCGTACGACGTGGCCGAAGCGGAGAACGCGGATTTCGGTGACGAGGAATGGGACGACGAAGCGCCCGCCCAAGAGGTGGACGCGGATATTGCCGCGCCCGAAGAGGAAATCGCGGACGAAGTGGACGTTGACGTGGACGCGCCTGCTCAGGCGGAAGTTGCGGAAGAGACGGCCGCCGTCGAAGAGGCCGCCGCACCTGCCGAAGCCGTGCCCGAATACGAAGTGGAAGAGGCCGTGGACGAAGATTTCGGTGACGACGATTGGGGCGAGGACGAAGCGGTCGAAGCGATCGAAGAAGCACCCGAAGGGAAAGAAGAGGGCGAGAAAGCCATCGAGGACGAGCCGCAAGCCGATCTCGACGAGGAAGAACCCGCCGAGGAAAACGCCCAAGCGGAAGAGAAAGACGACGAGCCTGCGGGCGAGTTGCAGGTCTCCGACGAGGAATTGGCGGAGTTTTTGCCGCCCGAACAGCCCATGGAGGAAGCGTCCGCTCCCGTAGAGGAAGAAACGCCCCCCACGCCCGAGGAAGAAGAAGCCGCCCTCGACGAAGCGCTCGAAAAACCCGAGGAAGTCAAATCCGAAGAGGAAATAAGGCGCGAACAAGAGGAGTTGGAAGCCTACCGCGCCGCGATGGGCGAGAGTAACGCCGAGATGGCGGACGTGAGCGAGTACCGCACCTTCCGAAAGAAGACCAAGACCGAGAGCAAGTCTTCCGTGCCCAAGAAAAGCGACTTCGACTTGTTTGCCAACCGCTATAAAGTAAAGACCATGAACGCGATGGTCGCCGCTTCCGACCCCATCGTGTATTTCTACAACGCGTGCTTGCGCTCCGACGGCTCCATAATGGCGTTCAACGTGTACCAAGTGCTGCAAGACCGTTTCCTCGGCAAGATGGTGCCCCAACTCTTTACCGCCGTCGCCGAAAACAGCGCCAAAATCGAAGACCTCAACGAGGCCAATCTCATAGAGCAGATAAAGGTCTGCGCCGAGTTCCCCCAATACGACTTTATCGTCAGCATTTCGTCCCGTTTCTTCACCAAGCCCGTGTTGCTGGACAGATTGCTGAAACTCATTCCCGACGGGGGCGTGCCCAACCTCGTGTTTGCGTTCGACTGTACCTCGCTGGAAAGTATCGCCATCGCCGCCAAGACCGGTTTGGGCGCCGTGCACCAAAAGGGCGTGAAGATTTTGCTGGACAGCACCGAGAAGGTGACCATGACCGTGCTGAGCGAATTCGACTACGACTTTATCCGCATCGACTCCCGCTATTATGAAATCGGCAATCCGCGCGCCGAGGCCTATCTACGCCTGTTGCTGTCCCTTACCAAGGAGCAGGGCGTGTCCTCTATCGCCACGTTCTGCGACAGCGAGGACTTGTCCGAATATATGTTCTTTATGGGCGTAGACGCCATTCAGGGCAACGCGATCTCGCGTCCCATGCGCACCGTGCCCAACGCGGTGAAAGGTATAACGCTACTGCCCTCCATGCTCGACGCATAG
- a CDS encoding TrkA family potassium uptake protein yields MSRKKMKNLQFAVIGLGIFGTELVKTLANKGCEVLAIDADANRIAEVSDYATHCVNADATDERVLEQIGLSSFDNVIIGIGRNIQASIMCTLLCKEMGAKNITAKAINDNHAAILTKLGVDRVIVPEADSAAKTATMIAYPQMSDMIELTDDLAIVEIDMPASWNDKSIAELRIREKYGVTVIFILHDEGNVTPLGTTVCHAGSTVVLGGPMDKLETLMSRLGSK; encoded by the coding sequence ATGAGTAGAAAAAAGATGAAGAATTTGCAGTTCGCCGTCATCGGTTTGGGCATTTTCGGTACTGAACTGGTCAAGACGTTGGCCAATAAAGGGTGCGAAGTGCTGGCCATTGACGCGGACGCCAACCGCATAGCCGAAGTCAGCGATTACGCCACCCATTGCGTCAACGCGGACGCTACGGACGAGCGCGTTTTGGAGCAGATCGGTCTGTCTTCTTTCGATAACGTCATTATCGGCATAGGCCGCAATATTCAGGCCTCCATTATGTGCACCCTGCTGTGCAAGGAAATGGGCGCCAAGAATATCACGGCCAAGGCCATCAACGACAACCACGCCGCCATCCTCACCAAGTTGGGCGTGGACAGAGTCATCGTGCCCGAGGCGGATTCGGCCGCCAAAACCGCCACGATGATCGCCTATCCCCAGATGAGCGATATGATAGAACTGACGGACGACCTGGCCATCGTGGAAATAGATATGCCCGCGTCCTGGAACGACAAGTCCATAGCGGAGTTGCGCATTCGGGAAAAGTACGGCGTGACCGTCATTTTTATCCTGCACGACGAGGGCAACGTGACGCCGTTGGGCACTACGGTCTGCCACGCGGGCAGTACGGTCGTGTTGGGCGGCCCGATGGATAAGTTGGAGACCTTGATGTCGAGGCTCGGGAGCAAATGA
- a CDS encoding YjjG family noncanonical pyrimidine nucleotidase, which translates to MIKTVLLDIDDTILDFTLGERMAIRLSFEHFRLPYDPIYASVYHDVNEGWWRRYEAGKATVQQVVVERFVDLFGKIGKPMPLNFASVYEENLRAQHAYIRGAKGFVERLSRAYDVYAVSNGRTAVQERRLRESGLVGLLKDVFVSENLGYHKPQKAFFDEIAKRIEGYTPQTTVLVGNSLTSDIAGGKEAGVHTVWYNREHRALEAGFAPDFTSDDYHEIEAFIRGVR; encoded by the coding sequence ATGATCAAGACGGTCTTGTTGGATATCGACGATACCATACTTGACTTCACCTTGGGCGAGCGGATGGCGATACGCCTGTCTTTTGAGCACTTCCGCCTGCCGTACGATCCCATCTACGCGTCCGTCTATCACGACGTCAACGAGGGGTGGTGGCGCCGCTACGAGGCGGGCAAGGCGACCGTTCAACAGGTCGTGGTCGAACGATTCGTGGACTTGTTCGGCAAAATCGGCAAGCCTATGCCCCTCAACTTCGCCTCGGTGTACGAGGAGAATCTGCGCGCGCAGCACGCGTATATTCGCGGCGCAAAAGGCTTCGTCGAGCGCTTGTCCCGCGCGTATGACGTGTACGCCGTATCCAACGGACGTACCGCGGTGCAGGAGAGAAGGCTAAGAGAAAGCGGACTCGTGGGGTTACTCAAAGACGTGTTCGTATCCGAGAATTTGGGGTATCATAAGCCCCAAAAGGCCTTTTTTGACGAGATCGCCAAGCGCATAGAGGGCTATACGCCCCAAACTACCGTTTTGGTAGGCAACAGCCTGACGAGCGATATCGCGGGGGGCAAAGAAGCGGGTGTGCATACCGTGTGGTACAACCGCGAACACCGCGCGCTCGAGGCGGGTTTCGCGCCCGATTTTACGTCGGACGATTACCACGAAATAGAGGCGTTTATACGCGGCGTTCGATAG
- a CDS encoding calcium-translocating P-type ATPase, PMCA-type, protein MQIESISPSEVYQALDTSPEGLSQSEVNARLERDGYNRLAGGKRVTPLTRFFKQFANVMIIVLLAAAAVSATISIVQKEYADLFEAGIILFIVIANAVVGAVQEGRAESALDALKNLNKPYCKVIREGEIRRIRQEEVVVGDLVLLEAGDIVPADMRLVESASLKIEESALTGESVAVEKDATATVASDAPIGDRHNMAFSTGVVQYGRGKGVVTATGMHTEVGHIAGMLQEEQSETPLQRQLAKTAKTLSIIVLAVAALIFVVSAVRPLASGQKAGLDDYMLAFMTAVAIAVAAIPEGLPAVVTIVLAVGLQKMSKKNAIIRRLPAVETLGSCQVICTDKTGTLTLNKMTVQAFYTPDHGVVADLPQGDAERLLVRSMSLCNDTTVSDEGDLLGDPTETALVAYATRYGLEYAAERRDFPRTDEIPFDSVRKLMTTVHDTPQGSMCFVKGAPDMLLKRCTRVLVGGKVIALDDEERARFLEANASLNREALRTLGVAYKTGDLQADRNEDNLVLLGLVGMIDPPREEVKGAVKECIEAGMRPVMITGDHADTAVAIARRIGLWQEGDRAVTGVEIDAMSDEELAAHIREISVFARVSPENKVRIVKAFQTMGNVVAMTGDGVNDAPSIKAADIGVGMGITGTDVSKGAADMVLADDNYVTIVTAVEEGRKIYDNIKKSVQFLLSANMAEVMCLLVVTLVVSSVLGRNVEFLTPVMILWVNLVTDSLPALALGREEAEEGIMKRPPRKGGNSLFSGKMGRDIFIQAFMQAAVCLAVYCVAEFALPRGIADHTVTMTMTFVTICFVQLFHAFNLRQTTDSLFRHNPFSNKMLDLGLLVGAALVSVVVLVPPLHVVFQTTSLTAGEWGISLAFAFAIIPMVEIQKLIERVVAKRRAA, encoded by the coding sequence ATGCAAATAGAATCCATATCCCCTTCCGAAGTATATCAAGCGCTGGACACCTCGCCCGAAGGCCTTAGCCAAAGCGAAGTGAACGCGCGGTTGGAGCGAGACGGCTACAACCGCCTGGCGGGCGGCAAACGCGTCACGCCTTTGACGCGGTTTTTCAAGCAGTTTGCCAACGTGATGATCATCGTTTTGTTGGCGGCCGCCGCCGTGTCCGCCACCATTTCCATCGTGCAGAAAGAGTATGCGGATCTGTTCGAGGCGGGCATCATTCTCTTCATCGTCATAGCCAACGCCGTGGTGGGCGCCGTGCAGGAAGGGCGGGCGGAGAGCGCCTTGGACGCTTTGAAAAATCTCAATAAGCCCTATTGCAAAGTCATACGCGAGGGCGAAATACGGCGCATTAGACAGGAAGAAGTCGTTGTCGGCGACCTGGTGCTGCTCGAAGCGGGCGACATCGTGCCCGCCGATATGCGCCTTGTGGAGAGCGCTTCGCTCAAAATAGAGGAGTCCGCCTTGACGGGCGAGTCCGTGGCCGTCGAAAAGGACGCTACGGCTACGGTGGCCTCCGACGCGCCTATAGGCGATAGGCACAATATGGCCTTTTCTACGGGCGTGGTGCAGTACGGCAGAGGCAAAGGCGTGGTGACGGCGACGGGTATGCATACCGAGGTCGGCCATATCGCAGGAATGTTGCAGGAAGAGCAGAGCGAAACGCCCTTGCAACGCCAGTTGGCCAAGACCGCCAAGACGTTGAGTATCATCGTGCTGGCCGTGGCCGCGCTGATTTTCGTAGTGTCTGCCGTTCGTCCCCTCGCGTCGGGACAAAAGGCGGGGCTCGACGACTATATGCTGGCCTTTATGACCGCCGTGGCCATCGCCGTGGCCGCCATCCCCGAGGGCTTGCCCGCCGTGGTGACCATCGTGCTGGCCGTGGGATTGCAGAAGATGAGCAAGAAAAACGCCATCATTCGCCGATTGCCCGCCGTGGAGACGTTGGGCAGTTGCCAAGTGATCTGCACGGACAAAACGGGCACTTTGACCTTGAACAAAATGACCGTGCAGGCCTTTTATACGCCCGACCACGGCGTCGTCGCCGACCTGCCGCAAGGGGACGCCGAGCGCCTGTTGGTGCGCAGTATGAGCCTGTGCAACGATACCACCGTATCCGACGAAGGCGACCTGTTGGGCGACCCCACCGAGACGGCCCTGGTGGCCTATGCCACCCGCTACGGTTTGGAGTACGCCGCCGAACGGCGGGACTTCCCGCGTACGGACGAGATACCCTTCGACAGCGTGCGTAAGTTGATGACCACGGTGCACGACACGCCCCAAGGCAGTATGTGCTTTGTCAAGGGCGCGCCCGATATGCTGCTCAAACGCTGTACCCGCGTGCTCGTGGGCGGTAAAGTAATCGCATTGGACGACGAGGAACGCGCACGCTTTTTGGAGGCCAACGCTTCCCTCAACCGAGAGGCGCTGCGTACCTTGGGCGTCGCCTACAAGACGGGCGATCTGCAAGCGGACAGAAACGAGGATAACCTCGTGCTGTTGGGCTTGGTGGGTATGATCGATCCCCCGCGCGAGGAAGTGAAAGGCGCCGTCAAAGAGTGTATCGAGGCGGGTATGCGCCCCGTGATGATCACGGGAGACCACGCGGATACCGCCGTGGCCATCGCCCGCCGTATAGGGTTGTGGCAAGAGGGCGACCGCGCCGTGACGGGCGTGGAAATAGACGCGATGAGCGACGAGGAACTGGCCGCCCATATACGCGAAATATCGGTATTCGCCCGCGTAAGTCCCGAGAATAAAGTGCGCATCGTCAAGGCGTTCCAGACCATGGGCAACGTGGTGGCCATGACGGGCGACGGCGTAAACGACGCGCCCTCTATCAAAGCGGCGGATATCGGCGTGGGCATGGGCATCACGGGTACGGACGTATCCAAGGGCGCGGCGGATATGGTGCTGGCCGACGACAACTACGTCACCATCGTCACGGCCGTGGAAGAAGGGCGCAAGATATACGACAATATCAAAAAGTCGGTGCAGTTTTTGCTGTCGGCCAATATGGCCGAGGTGATGTGCCTGTTGGTCGTTACGCTCGTCGTCAGTAGCGTTTTGGGGCGTAACGTGGAGTTCTTGACGCCCGTGATGATACTGTGGGTCAACCTCGTCACCGACTCCTTGCCCGCCTTGGCTTTGGGCAGAGAAGAGGCGGAAGAGGGCATTATGAAGAGGCCCCCCCGCAAGGGCGGCAACAGCCTGTTTTCGGGCAAGATGGGCAGAGATATCTTCATACAGGCCTTTATGCAGGCCGCCGTGTGTTTGGCCGTCTATTGCGTGGCCGAGTTCGCTTTGCCGCGCGGTATCGCCGACCATACGGTCACTATGACTATGACCTTCGTGACCATTTGCTTCGTGCAACTGTTCCATGCCTTCAACCTGCGGCAGACGACGGACAGCCTGTTCCGTCACAATCCCTTCTCCAACAAAATGCTCGACTTGGGCTTGTTGGTGGGCGCGGCGTTGGTGTCCGTCGTAGTGCTCGTTCCGCCCCTTCATGTGGTGTTCCAGACCACCTCTTTGACGGCGGGCGAGTGGGGTATCAGTTTGGCCTTTGCTTTCGCCATTATTCCTATGGTTGAAATACAAAAACTCATTGAGCGCGTCGTCGCCAAAAGGAGAGCGGCATGA
- a CDS encoding GTP-binding protein, translating to MIKVDVISGFLGAGKTTLIKKMYAHAFKNEQVVLIENEFGKVGVDAAFLQEAGIEIKEINSGCICCTLVGDFNRSLEEIIERFHPDRVIIEPSGVGKLSDIIESIHRFGDALTLNIVATVVDAKKCKKQMRNFGEFYVDQVKQANTVVISKGDVAGAEVVQEAYDLVRSLNPRANIVTTAVTEMEGDRLLAVLEEDASLMDELLEEVVAAAKAHKHHHHHHHEDEDGEECECHHHHHDEEEEEDEEHHHHHEDEDDDDDEECECHHHHHDEDEDEEGEEHHHHHHDDDDDEECECHHHHDDDDDDDEGEEHHHHHHGHDADEVFESWGVETAKSYAKPELEAALEALCTDRCGNILRSKGIVKASDREEWYYFDLVAGDYEIRLGAPDYTGRLCVIGAGLDRDEIKAVFAL from the coding sequence ATGATTAAAGTAGACGTAATTTCCGGGTTTTTGGGCGCCGGTAAGACGACGCTTATCAAAAAGATGTACGCGCACGCTTTCAAAAACGAGCAAGTAGTGCTCATCGAAAACGAATTCGGCAAAGTCGGCGTGGACGCCGCGTTTTTGCAGGAAGCGGGCATCGAAATCAAAGAAATCAATTCGGGCTGTATTTGCTGTACGCTGGTGGGCGACTTCAATCGTTCCTTGGAGGAAATCATCGAGCGCTTCCATCCGGACCGCGTCATTATCGAGCCGTCGGGCGTGGGCAAACTCAGCGATATCATCGAGTCTATTCACCGCTTCGGCGACGCGCTGACCTTGAATATCGTCGCCACCGTCGTGGACGCCAAGAAGTGCAAAAAACAAATGCGCAACTTCGGCGAATTCTATGTAGACCAAGTGAAACAGGCCAATACCGTGGTCATCAGCAAGGGCGACGTCGCGGGCGCGGAAGTCGTGCAAGAGGCGTACGACCTCGTCCGTTCGCTCAATCCCCGCGCCAATATCGTGACCACCGCCGTCACCGAGATGGAGGGCGACCGCTTGCTCGCGGTGCTGGAAGAGGACGCGTCCTTGATGGACGAATTGCTGGAAGAGGTGGTGGCCGCCGCAAAAGCGCATAAGCATCATCATCACCATCATCACGAGGACGAAGACGGCGAGGAATGCGAGTGTCACCATCATCACCACGATGAAGAGGAAGAGGAGGACGAGGAGCACCATCATCATCACGAGGACGAAGACGACGATGACGACGAAGAGTGCGAATGCCATCACCATCATCACGATGAAGACGAAGATGAAGAGGGTGAAGAGCATCATCACCATCACCACGACGACGATGACGACGAAGAGTGCGAATGCCATCATCATCACGATGATGATGACGATGACGACGAAGGCGAGGAGCACCATCATCACCATCACGGTCACGACGCCGACGAAGTGTTCGAGAGTTGGGGCGTGGAAACGGCCAAGTCCTACGCGAAGCCCGAATTGGAGGCCGCTCTGGAGGCGTTGTGCACGGACCGCTGCGGCAATATCTTACGTAGCAAGGGCATCGTGAAAGCGTCCGACCGCGAGGAGTGGTACTACTTCGATTTGGTGGCGGGTGATTACGAAATCCGTTTGGGCGCGCCCGACTACACGGGTCGTTTGTGCGTGATAGGCGCGGGACTCGATCGCGACGAAATCAAGGCGGTCTTTGCGCTATGA